The sequence below is a genomic window from Haematobia irritans isolate KBUSLIRL chromosome 3, ASM5000362v1, whole genome shotgun sequence.
TTAACATTTAGTATACTTactatattttatattgaaaaaaactaatatttgatgaaaatatccattatacaacattttttgttttaattttccccGAGGGACTAGGATGGCCTTTGGTAGCACAGTACGTTATTTTATATctcatattatatatatatatatatatatatatatatatatatatatatatattttttttaatttttcctctCCCACGGTTTATCCTTTCATGAACAGGTTTTCTTGTTTTCTCAGAGTTGGAATGATCATCTGCAAGACGGACATACAAACATAGCCCCATGATTTTTCTATTACATGTACGGATAAATATTATgtggatttatttttatacccacccttGGTAgtggaggtgtgcacgtgatacgaaattgtcgtgactcacgcgtgagtcgattttttaaagtcaaaaacacgattttcttcaatttcaaGTATGTTTTTGGTCGGAAAAGACATGagattctatattacgcttccatacgaacactttctagataagaagttatggattgcgtactaaaataatgcgaaccattacagtcacggttgaaacttgagacaattttgtcaacattttatttccatagaaaattttgtcaaaattttatttccataaaaaattttgtcaaaattttatttctatagaaaattttgtcaaaattttatttctattgaaaattttgtcaaaatttcatttctatagaaaattttgggcaaaattttatttctatagaaagttttgacaaaattttatttctatagacaattttctcaaaaattcatttctatagaaaattttctaaaaatttcacttctatagaaacttttctcaaaattttatttctatagaaaattttgacaaaattcgaaaaaaataatacacgaATACATAAAAGTTGTTTTTTGCATCCCATCGTTAATGGTGATAAAAACTGGAGCTACTACAATTCCAAGagaaaaaatcttatggtaacCCCGTTCATGCCTCAACATAGACGGCAATGCGGAATATCCATAGAAAGAAGTTTATGCTGTGTATTTAGTGGAGCCAGCTTAGTGTGGTGTGATGTACTATGAGCTACCGAGTGGAGCAACCAAATGTGATTAGTATCGAACTCAATAGATACGTTCGTGCTTAGAATTGCGTTATAAACGgtcataatatttgaaaaatacacccaaagaaatttgttagtagaaacagcagaaaagtctgctgaaaaagggaaatcCGGCACTGTTCGCTGAAATGgcaaacattgtctgctattttttaagctgttttagtttggctgaaacaaataaaaatgtcaacttaggggcTATCGTAACACAatccaaacaatattttatgaatatctatagtatttgcccaaaattcggaaaatttatcaaattctaGAAGCTTGTAATTatattaccaaaaactacttttggttcttaaatatgctttggggaaaaatgtataacctaaaaattttataatttgttgttcgttagacccagaagtacaaaaatataacagaagaTATCGatggctgtttttagcagactattttctatgagtgtacgaCAAGCTGATTTTGCAACACAATAACTAACGCTCGGCCCACATGTTGTGAAACCCATAAAAACGTATTTGGAAACGCTCATGTGGGAAGTCCTACCCCACCTGCTGTTTAGCACAGATTACCAGTTGTTCCGTTCGTTGGCATATGACCTGGCTGATTAGCATTTTAGTTCTTAGGGCTGATCAGCATTATCGATTTTAGCATTTTCATCCGAGGAAGACAAAAATTGGGCCAATCCAAACGACATGTGTTTTTCTTCGTCACGGTATCCGTATGTTGCCACATAGATTGGAAAAAGTAGAGGCTAGCGATGGACAATTCTTCGATTGATCAGTCTATTgcaattttttcggaataatttcttaatttgaaaacaaaaaaatcccgcCTTTTTAATGAACTATCTCAAtagttcttttttatacccaccaccatagaatggtgacgggggtataataagtttgtcattccgtttgtaacacatcgaaatatcgatttccgactatatgaagtatatatattcttgatcagggagaaattctaagacgatataacgatgtccgtctgtctgtctgttgtaatcacgctacagtcttcaataatgaagcaatcgtgctgaaatttagcacaaactcgtcttttgtctgcaggcaggtcaagttcgaagatgggctatatcagtccaggttttgatatagtccccatataaaccgacctcccgatttggggtcttgggcttatagaaatcgtagtttttattcaatttacctgaaatttgaaatctagaggtattgtaggaccacaaatacgtgtgctaaaaattgtaagtatccgtccatattttggtatagcccccatatagagcgatctcccgatttggggtcttgggcttgtagaaaccgtagtttttatccaatttgtctgaaattggaaatctagaggtattttaggaccataaagaggtgtgccgaaaatggtgagtatcggtccatattttggtgtagcccccatatagaccgatttctcgattttacttcttgggcttctagaatccgaagtttttatcctatttgcctgaaattggaaatctagaggtattttcgggtcataaagaggtgtgccgaaaacggtgagtataggtccatattttagtatagcccccataagaacgatctcccgatttaactccttgggtttctagaaaccgtagtttttatctgatttgcctgaaattgtcaatattctggtattttaggctcacaaaaacgtgtatcggattaagtttttatcggcccatttggtaatgcctccatatagaccgacttcacttcttgagggtgtagaaggcgcattgatcatgaaaattgcttgaaactcaatgtaaaatttccagattttacttctacagatttaagatttcaaatcaagacattattttataattttcttgcacactcacaagagatgttgatgattcctctaaaactcaaacaaaaatggttcttataaatccagaatctgatatagtcctcataggtgaaatctttaaatttatcttcgggaagtgtcctcaagtcctcaagccctcctgaaatttcaaaagaactcctaatatttggttcatggtggtgggtatttaagattcggcccggccgaacttactgctgtatatacttgtttaatttattattttcaatcaaatatttttttaactcatGGATTATACACAAAAGCTAACAAATTCCTTTAGTGAGTATTTTTCTAACCCGATATGCATTCATCACAGACATCATTTAGCTTTTACCATGACTTTTGCTAGTgaaataatttcatgaaaattttcagTGAATATGGAGAGTATAAAATCAAGATGGTGTAATAAAGTCCGGCTGTCCTTATATGTCCGTTGAGATTATGAAGCTATcgaccttcaataatgaagctatggAGCTGATATTTAGCACATATTCCATATAAACCCAGCCCCCCGATTTGATATAATTTAGCTTTTACCATGACTTATGCTAGtgaaataatttcatgaacgaatTTCAGTGAATATGGAGAGTAGAAAATCAAGATGGTGTAACGAAGTCGGCTTGTCGGTATATATCCGTTGTAATTATgcgagtcttcaataatgaagctatcgcgctgaaatttagcacatatTCGTTTTTATGCTTTCAAGCATAGCAGCAATTTCGAACATATAAACCCAgcccccgatttgatttcttgagcatCCAATActgcaaatgttggtattttaggTCTATAAAAAACCATGCgaaattttggttaatattaGCCCATATTCTAATAAAGCTCCAAAATTAAATAGAGACCAGATTACCACCACTTGCGTTGGAAAACTAGTCGTATAACGGTCATGTAATACGCTACAAAGAGGATGTTCTAACAAAAAATCTTGTGGTTGTTGttgcattttcgatttttttcaggacataaacatacacaaaaTGGGCTTTGCAGATTTGGGACAGCGTTAAAACCCCTAGTCCACCCCGGACTGTAGTCTCGATTGCAGTGAAGACGAAAATCtatggtgttgggtatttaagattgtttttttttttttgtaatctacAAGcgctataattaaaattaaatcttaTCGTTGGGGTTTTACTCACCtgtttattattttctatactttcaattaaagttttaacagACAAACGTGAATCTTGCCTGGAAAAGCTGCCTACTTTACTGCGTCTTGAGGCCATTTCTTGTTGGACAGTCGTTAATACCGATTGCTGTGTCTCAGTTTGttgttgttctatagaaaattgtgtatattttttatacattaTTTGCAAGCAAGAACTGTAAAGAAAAtcgcataaaaaaaaaacaaacaagcaaACTTACGTTGTTTGGTTAATTTCTCAATTTGTTGTTCCAACATGCGTATTTTTTCCTTTTGCGTTTTATTATCCAATACTAATTGTTCTCTAGCACTAAGGGCTTCAGTCTTAAAGTCATTTGCCACCCGCACGGTCATTAATAGATCCGATTGGAATTGTTGCCATTCTTCGGCTTCTTGTTTGCGTAATTGTTGCAAATCCTCCAGTTGTTGTTGTGTTTCGTTTAGCTTACGTTCTACGTCAGCATAATGTTTTTGACTTTCACTCAACAATGACTGAAGTTGATTTTTGTCCTCCAAATGACATTTGCATTGCACTTGTAATTCATTGGTACTTTCACAGAGTTGTTGATGTTCCATCGATAGTTTATCCTTTTCCTGTTGCATTTGATCGAGACGATATTCGAGATGGGAGAGGGCAcattttgaattgtttttggaAACTTTAAGTTCTTCACTTAAATCGGCCAGTTGGTCTTTAAGGCGTCGAACTTCGGCTTGACTGCGAGACCATTGATCTTGGATTTCGGCTACTTTTTCTTCGAGTAAatctttttctttgcgtgctgcATCTAAAAGATCACTCAAATCGGTTTTATCACCACGAGCCAGATCCTGTTCCAACTCCTCAATTTTCGATTTGGCATTCTCTAGTAAAGTTGTCAAGCGATTAATTTCGATGATTCCATGGGATATCTCTTCTTTGGCTGCTTGCAATTGTATTTCCATTTGTTTACGCTGAACATGTTCAGCATCTATAGAGGACTCCAGGAGAGCAATGCGTTCTCTTAAACGTGATTGTTCTATGGTATGATTTTCGTTGCTTTGCCTTAGTTCTTGAAGTTCAGCATTGAGTTCTTCCTGTTTGACTAAGGCTGCTTCTCGCTCATCTTGAGCAGTTTTAATAAGATCCATTAATTTCTTTTCCCTTTCGGAGGAAACAGCCTCTTCAGCGGTATTTTGTTTAGCATCCCTTAGCAAAAGCTCTTGGAGATTATTGATTTGTGTGCGAGAATCATTGAGTTTCTCAGTTTGTCGACACAACGATTGAAATAGGACATCCTTTTCTTCAGCCAAACGCTCATTCTCGGTTTGGGCATCACTTAGTTGGGCTTGCAAATCGGAAAGTTCCTGGAGAGTAGCTTGTAGTTCTTCATTGGTTGAATAGTGGGTCTCTTCCATTTGTATGATTTTATCTTGTAGACAAGCTACAGATATTTCACTAGACGAGGAATGTTTATCCCAGTCAGGTGTGAGGCAAGGCGTTCCACCATTATCATTATCTGAGGACTACAAAGAAATTAAtgattaaccaaaaaaaaaaaacgtcattATATCATTATAACTTACTGTTGGTAATGCAATAGAGGCTGGCGCTGAACTATGTAGACGCTGTGAATCTTGTATGATTTGATGCTTTTCCGCATCGGATAATGGTGAATTGACAACGTCTCTCAAACGTGTTCTCAAAGACtcattttcatatttcaaattGGCTATTTCCAATTGATTCTTCTCTTGGGCACTCTAAAAAtgtacaacaacaacagcaaacataagattaaaaaaacaagtaattgAAAACCCCAACAAAGGGAATGTTGTCCAACCCTCATATGCCactaacaattattaactattatCTGTATAAGGCCAATATTACTGGGAGGATACATTCCTCCATTTTGAGCTATTGGCATGGGATGAAAAATAACTGTATGCTCGTCGTTGTCGCTGTTTAATTCCCTCGCTGCAATATTCTTGATAGATTTGTGGTTGATTTGTTATTGAGCTGATTCGAAGATAGATAggtagacggacagacagacagatatagatctaaatttgcaTTGATCTCAAATGAAATGTTTTCGTTTTGTGGTTTTATGACTGATTGAACATAACAAATGTGTTGTATATTATGAGCCGGAAGATGTGACGGGAGGTAGCAAGGGATTGAGGAAACCCCAGTACAACACATGTCTCGTTTTCACAGCATGTGCATTAAATATCATCATATGTatgcatatattttatttaataatagctaagtggaaatttttgttttccaatACCTCGTGGTGAATCATTCAGAAATCTCAATCTCAAGTACTATGGCCAATTTTCGCATAGTAAAAATCCCTTGGCATATAATTTCTATGATCtctgttaaaaaataaaaatctaccattatgCTACCcttaatagaattttatttttttgtatgtatcgttgaatttattagaaaaaaattataaacaaaaaaacatatgtTTTCAGCGGGAGGTCTTGAAATAACTGAATTTGGTAGAGAGACCCCTAATTGTGTGGGACCAAATCTGCTCGATTTCTATTTATCATGAAATTTATCCGAAAAAAACATATGCCATCAGTGGGAGGTCTTGCGGTCCTGTGATAAGAAGTTATTTCTTATGTCTACCCCTCGTGTGAGGGATCGATCaaagacccagcaaaaaatcgtcgccaaaaaaggttagtgagaaaattttgcctcacttcttaaggtatgatccgaatcagtcgacgccgccgccgaatatgtcgactcatctcgacttaaATTTAGCCGCCACAATCAATCAGGATcgagttgctataataattttgcaaaaatttagctcagaaaatgtgaatgaaatggaaatttgattgtaagattggttgtacaactaatctgatTGCCATTCGCGTAATGcttcttatgcgctttacagactatcagttattccggacgacagtgctcgtgtcgaacatatcccatatattgtgcacattataagttaagtccgaaggcataatcgatactgctgcatgtttatgggattgataacacatttaccgattatttagtcatcgccgataagtcgtatcgatccgacacaccgacattccgtccggaataactgatagtctgtaaagcacaTTACAGactataacccagcaaaaaaattggaagttcttctaaaggccctactttaaaagcacttccaaaaatgccctcccaaagatgttctttattttaactacacaggaagttcttttgattcaatttttttaaaactcgcttttttcatatttttataccctccaccataggatgggggtatattaactttgtcattccgtttgtaacacatcgaaatattgttgtaagacgccataaagtttatatattctgcgttgtggtgaaattctgagtcgatctgagcatgtccgtccgtccgtccgtctgttgaaatcacgctaacttccgaacgaaacaagctatcgacttgaaacttggcacaagtagttgttattaatgtaggtcggatggtattgcaaaggggtcatatcggtccacttttacgtatagcccccatataaacggacccccaaatttggcttgcgattcctctaagagaagcaaatttcatccgatccggctgaaatttggtacatggtgttagtatatggcctctaacaaccatgcaaaaattggtccataattacttatagcccccatataaaccgatcccccgatttggcttgcggagcctctaagagaagcaaatttcatccgatccggctgaaatttagtatatggtctctaatgaccatgcaaaaattggtccacaatcatacaaaaattggtccatatcaagttcataattctatatagcccccatataagcgacccccatatttcaattctcaattctaaataattcaaaatccattgtagaaaaattgcaCAATGCactaaaaatcttaaaaaaaaattaagaattatttatttggcaaaatatgacacaattttataattcacaacCGAAACATTCAATTCGGACTACACCTtatgaagtggtgcaaattcagtgcaacgcctgttgaaatggtggagatccgtcctatgacaagtccatgttacattcatcgcttctgcgccaattttgcaacacttccggatccaaatagaatattttcactacttttttggcgacacttttttttctgggaagttattccggacggaagaaTCTTGcagtgtgtccaatcgatacgacaattcgttgatgactaagtaatcggtaaatgtgttatcgatcccataaacatgcagcagtatagattataccttcggacttaacttataatgtggccaatatatgggattTCTTCGACATGACCACTTTCGtgcacagagaatgaagccgccgagtcgcgccgccaatTCTAGCCGCCACCGTCCAGTTTTTGCGAGTCGACGCCGCTGCTGAATACGtcggctcatctcgactcaaacttggccaccaaaaatattgaatattgatATAAATCAgagaaatttattaataattgttgtattttttgctaaaattttgaactttccacccACAATTGATCAGTATCaaattgctataataattttgcaaaaatttagctccgacaattttaatgaaatgtaaatttgattgtaagcttAGGTTGTACAATTAATCTAATTACCATTTCGATGacgtcaaattgattttataatggataattgtgtgCCGCCGAATGGAtaaatatcggcttagccgtcaagccgccgccgccggagtcaaaaatttagtgtcagcctccgtcgacaaaaatgggtcggcttcattgtcTGGTCGTGCAAGGCGCAtaacttcaaatttattttataataataaggaATAATTGCCCGCCGCCGAATAAactaatttatatcggcttagccgacaaaaatatctctatagaaaattgtgtcaaaattttatttctatattttttttaattttatttctgtagaaccttttttttcaaaattttatttctatagagatttgatctgccaaaatatcaagaattctaccaatctatcaaacagaaaaaaatctactatttttggtagaattctaccaactgtggcaatcgtggtggtaatataaatttatttttacgaaatatacgttgcattttcatatattttaataaatatattttcaataaagcgcatagaaccatttttgttttgtaaattttatttaaatttaacgaaaaatattgtagggaaagatttttgggaatgtaggcaacttttttgtccttgtagggtaaagcgaaaattttccctggcaacactgcttcaatttcatttctactatTCACAACAAATCCACGATCTTAAACATTCCACGAACATACATTCCGCGgccttttttgaacttttctgtaatCCCCTGGGTGCACAAATCACCAAAATCTAGTACATActgccttaagttcggccaggccgaatcttatgtaccatccaccatggattacatataaaattctactaaagactgtcaaccacaatcgaattactagggttgtagtaacagttaccgatggcaaggtttatTAAACCTCCTTAACATTTTCTCCTAAATTGtttgttagtccatatggaatcTACGTTAGATAAATAATGGCAGAATATATACTACATATGTATGCCTCTCTAGTTCTTGATCGTTTTTTATATAAGGGAGTCTATAAATAGTTATGTATGGCTATGGCTATTAAAaggtcaaatttcaaccggatcggatgaaatttactcttccAACAGGCTTCGTTGGTCAAATttcgggttcggtttatatgggggttatttattattatagaccgaaatttttgcatggttattagagggtatatactaacatcacgtactaaatttcaaccgggttagATGAGATTTGCTCTTCCAGGAGTCTCCCTAAGGCAAAtccagggatcggtttatgtaggggctatatatatttatgaaccaatttttgcttggttattagagaccatacactaacaccacgtacgaaatttcaaccgaatcggatgaaattagccattccaagaggctccggtggtcaaatctggggatcggtatatatggggattatatttaaatatgggccaatatggacaaatttttgcatggatattagaaggtatatactaacatcaggtaccaaatttcaaccggatcggttgagatttgctcctccaggagtctccgtaaggcaaatctgggaattggtttatatgggggctatatataatcatggactgatatgaaccaacttttgcatgcttgttagagaccatacactaacaccacgtaccaaacttcaactgaatcagatgaagtttgccgttccaagaggctccgatggtcaaatctgggatcggtatatatggggcctatatgtgAATATGgatcaattgttgcatggttgtaagaggccatatactaacaacacgcaccaaatttcaaccggatcggatgaattttgctcctccaagaggctccgcaagccaaatctgggggtcggtttatatgggggctatacgtaaaagtggtacaatatggcccatttgcaataccatccgacctacatcaataaaaactacttgtgccaagcttcaagtcgatagcttatttcgttcggaagttagcgtgatttcaacagacggacggactgacggacctcACTAGATTGatttagaatttcaccatgacccagaatatatatgtactttatggggtcttagagtaattttATGTTAcaaatgttacaaacggaatgacaaagttaatatacaccccccTCTCCaaccctcctatggtggagggtataaaaaacgtctttacgtAGAgatgaaa
It includes:
- the spdi gene encoding sperm antigen with calponin homology and coiled-coil domains split discs, which encodes MIKLKSLFRRGQTPSSQSSSKHSSNNSSNNNRNKSQSTQSLNTAIENEDKKQQTATGSSTKFYPNVPNPPSIVQIEGSSSERGVDVGDDHLSNSYHSLETNQLAQASSGLPSGQQQHAHTLPHKKNKGAVTKKGQKQPKPLPVVPKSAAPAVIAPPPPGVGGDVVMSSMAAVAQGTQSSTVQPGSATSLSTSHSNPALSGNSANAAGNANELYALNPAFMAAAAAASYQFINNEQQQILEASNIKMQELQSQIDRLARDKMLAESRVTELLPYQNEVSKLKNDLVKMQSAQEKNQLEIANLKYENESLRTRLRDVVNSPLSDAEKHQIIQDSQRLHSSAPASIALPTSSDNDNGGTPCLTPDWDKHSSSSEISVACLQDKIIQMEETHYSTNEELQATLQELSDLQAQLSDAQTENERLAEEKDVLFQSLCRQTEKLNDSRTQINNLQELLLRDAKQNTAEEAVSSEREKKLMDLIKTAQDEREAALVKQEELNAELQELRQSNENHTIEQSRLRERIALLESSIDAEHVQRKQMEIQLQAAKEEISHGIIEINRLTTLLENAKSKIEELEQDLARGDKTDLSDLLDAARKEKDLLEEKVAEIQDQWSRSQAEVRRLKDQLADLSEELKVSKNNSKCALSHLEYRLDQMQQEKDKLSMEHQQLCESTNELQVQCKCHLEDKNQLQSLLSESQKHYADVERKLNETQQQLEDLQQLRKQEAEEWQQFQSDLLMTVRVANDFKTEALSAREQLVLDNKTQKEKIRMLEQQIEKLTKQQQQQTETQQSVLTTVQQEMASRRSKVGSFSRQDSRLSVKTLIESIENNKQTSKPEEPESRYSSSSSLNSSSTPEITPSAIPLVTTNTGNPDWSENVSRLTPLIGSLNTTTTAASCTPSNTTTPMVSSLTTATKGPLREQQQQQSVVSNLHISSLNNVSKSLLSGERKDPLNMLAKNGGSKRNALLKWCQNKTVGYRNIEITNFSSSWNDGLAFCAILHSYLPDRIPYDTLSPANKRRNFSLAFAAAESVGITTTLNINDMCQIERPDWTQIMSYVTAIYKYFET